The following is a genomic window from Marinococcus sp. PL1-022.
CGGGTTTCGTTCGCAAGCTCCCGGGCAAGCTGATTGATGGACTGCTGCAGCTGTTCGGACTCTTTCAGTAGTTCCCGCAGCTGTTTTTGCTTTTCTTCTCGTACAGTCACTTGCGACCCTCCATGTGCGAGATGTGTTTTCCCTATACTAATACCCGGGAAGGAAAAAATAAAAGCTCCCGACTTGGGAGCTTCTACCGTTTTTTTCGTTCAAGACCCATGGCCCGCTCTGCTTTTGCGAGCATTTTTGAGGAAGCCTGACGGGCCGTTTCGGCGCCCTGGTCCAGGATGTTATCGAGCTCCGAAGAGTTCATCAGATCAGCGTGGCGCTTCTGAAGCGGTACGAGAATATCAGCAACGGCGGCACCGGTCTCTTCTTTAAGAGAGCCGTAGCTTTCTGAGCTGAGTTTCTGCACTGCCTCTTCGATGCTGATGTTTTTGGAAATGGCGTAAATAGTAAGGAGGTTGCTTACTCCGGGTTTGTTTTCAGGATCATAGCGAATCTCCCGTCCGGAATCGGTAACAGCGCTTTTCATTTTCTTCATGATTGTCTTTTCATCATCAAGCATGGAGATAAAAGCCTTTTGATTGGAGTCAGATTTGCTCATTTTTTTCTCTGGGTTCTGAAGAGACATAATCCGGGCTCCGCTGCCCGCGATTTTTGTTTCCGGAACAGTGAATATATCGTTGTACTGTTGGTTGAACCGTTCCGCGAGTGTCCGCGTCAGCTCGAGGTGCTGCTTCTGGTCTTCCCCGACAGGGACAATATCTGTCCCGTATAACAGGATGTCCGCAGCCATCAGCGGTGGGTAGGTCAAAAGAGCGCCGGGCACGCCCGAGCGGCCCTCCGCTTTGTCCTTAAACTGGGTCATGCGCTCAAGCTCCCCTATATAGGCAATGCATTGCAGCATCCACCCAAGCTGGGCGTGGGCAGGAACTTCCGATTGAATAAAGATGGTTGCTTTTTCAGGGTCAAGCCCGGCAGCGATATACAAAGCTGCGAGGCTCCGGGTGTTGTGCTGAAGCTCCTTCTTATTTTGGGGTACTGTAATGGCGTGCTGGTTTACGATACAAAAAAAGCTCCGGTAGCCTTTCTGTAAGTCGACAAAGTGTTTTATTGCTCCTAAATAGTTGCCGATGGTTGGCGTACCACTCGGCTGGACGCCGGAAAAAACGGTTTTCATAAGTATACATCCTTTCGTTGTCAAAAACTTATTCCTGTCGGCCTTTATACTTAAGGACAAGCACAGCGGCCCATTCAAATACGAGTAGAATAAAAAGCAGAAATCCCGGCCAGGCGGGGAAATCGGACAGCCGCGCCTGAAGGACAAGCGCTGCCCCCCACAAGAAAGCTGTTACGGCCATCCATAAACGTATCCGGTCTGTCATAGCTTCATCACCACTCTGATCCGAGACCAATAAACGTTAAATACGAAGCAATAAAATAAACGATGACAAGCGTGATGGAGGGCCAAAGGTAAAAGGCCGGTGTTTTTCGTTTACTGCCCCGGAGGACAGCATAAAATACTATGGCAGCGAGGAGCGTGATGCCAAGAGAAGTCACGAGGTTTGTCCGGCTTGCAGCGGAAATGATCGGTTCGCCTCTGTAGAAAATATCGCTCAGGGCAAGCAGAGTCAAATTGAAGAGGTTGCTGCCCAAAATGGATCCGAGAGCCAGGTTGTAGTTTTTCAGCTTCATCGCTACATAAACGGAAACGGCTTCGGGAAGCGAGGTCGAAGCAGCGATTAAAAAACTTCCGATAAAACTCGAGCCGAGTCCGGTGATGACGGCGATACGGTCACCGGTGGTAGTGAGAACCGTACCGGCAGCGAGCGTAAATAAAGCAGCGATAATAAACCCCGTTCCAGCCTGGCGCAGAGAGATATCGGGTTTTTTCACGTCCTCTTCTTCCTCATCAGGAATGACGCCTTCATTCTGACGGTTGGCCCAGACAATCCCTGCTGCATAGAGGACCAGAAGCATGAGCGCATCAACGCCGACGCCAAAAACGCTCCAGGAAAGCTGCAGTAGAAAAGCCGCTCCTGTGACAAAAGCAAGCACGGCCCCCAGACCGGCAGTGTATGTATGGCCGGGGGAGACGCGGTTAAACAGCTGCTTACGGCGATAAAAAATATCGAATGCAGCAATGATAAGAATATTAAACAGGTTACTCCCGAGCACGTTTCCCACCGCAATGTCCGGGTTATCCAAAAATACGGCCGTTAAGCTGGTGGTAACCTCGGGCAGCGAAGTGGCCCCGGCCAGCAAGAGGGTACCGACCATCATACCGCCAAGAGAAGATTTTTCACTGATGATGTCGGAGTACGAAGACAGCTTGGTAGCTGCGATAACTGTAACGACAGCTGCCACAAAAAAGAATAAAAAGACCAACGATGTATCTCCTCTCACAAACATTATTTCAATGTAAAACGCTTTAGAACAGGGTTAGTGTATCGTAACTTCCCCCCAAGGTCAAAAGGAAGAAGCGTGAAAACCCCTTCATCTATGTAAATATTGGATGACAACGACTATAATAAAGTAGAAAGATTTCAAAGGAGGACTACAATGAAGATATTTGCCGTCTTACTCACCATGAAGGATGAAGAAAAATCACAAAAGTACCGCCCGCAGCATTTGAAGTTTCTCGAAGATGAAGAGCTAAATGGAAATGTGCTTGCGTATGGACGTTTCGTCGACGGCGCCGGCGGTTTAATCATGTATCGCGGAGAAGAAGAGGAGGCCGTCCGGGAAATAGTGGAACAGGATCCTTACATACAGCTTGGCGCCCGGGACTACCATATGCATGAGTGGGATATGAAATCACATGTATGGACGAAAGGGGAATAGTACTTATGAAAAAAGCTGCTTTCATCGGACTTGGAAACATGGGCATGCCGATGGCCCTGAATATTTTGAATAAAGGATTCGATGTCTACGGGATCAATAAAGGAAACGAAAAAGAAGACCGCTTTCAGGAAGCCGGGGGCACTACCGGCATTACCCCGGCAGAGGCGGCTGAACAGATGGATATCGTCATGACCTGTCTTCCAAAACCGGAGCATGTAGAAGAAATGATGCTCGGTGAAAACGGCGTTATTACACACGCCTCGCCGGGACTTCTCGTAATTGATTTCAGTACCGTCTCTGCAGAGCTTCATGAAAAGATCGAAGCAGAGGCGGCGCAAAAGAATGTAGATTATCTGGATGCTCCGGTAAGCGGCGGTACGACAGGGGCTGAAGCCGGAACACTTGCTGTAATGGTTGGCGGAAGCGAACAGGCTTTTGAAAAAGCCAGAGCGATTTTTGAAGCAGTGGGAAAAAATATTACGTATGCCGGGAGCATCGGCAAAGGAACAAAAGTAAAGCTGATTAATCAGTACATGGTAGGTATGCATACTGCAGCGGTAAGCGAAGGGTTAACGATGGCGGAAAAAGCCGGAGTCGATCTGGAAATGCTTCATTCCGTTATCACAAACAGCATGGGACAAAGCAAAATCTATGACCGGCACTATACGGAATTCCTTCATGAAAACAAAGAGGAACCCGGATTTGCTCTGGAACTGCTTTTAAAGGATCTTGGGCTGGCCAATGAAATGAGTGATCGTGTTGGAGTACATCCCAGGGCAGGAAGAGAAGTCCTTTCTTTATTCGAGGAGGCGGAGCATGAAGGGTTTGGAAAAAAAGACATGAGCAGCTTGTTTAACTACGTGAAAAACATCGAAAAATAAAAAATATGTAGACACAGAACCTGCCTTCCTGCGTGAAGGCGGGTTCTTTACGTTTTACGAATGCATAGCTTCAGCAACGGCCTGCTCAAGACGATCGTCAAGAGAAGACAGGCGGGTGAAGGCCTCTTCTTCAGTGATAGTCCGGTAGTGATGGCGTCCGGACGGCTCTTCATCGAGTTCATCTGCATCAGCCACCACCTGCTGCAGCGGGGTCCGCTGAATATTGGCAGCCGGGAGATAGGAATCGGTATGAAGTAAAACAGCCATACTGACCTCCTTTGCCCGTGACGGATCTTCGCCGAGCCGGATTAAGAGCTTGTGCGCACGCTCTGCTCCTTTGATGGCGTGAATGTCGTTTGTACGGTATTCTTCGAAATCCCATTTTCCATTTTTGTAAAAAAGATAATGGCCCATATCGTGCAGAAAACCGGCTTTCACTGCTAAATCCACATCCACGTTTCGTTCTCTGGCAAGCTCTAATGCTATATCAGCCACGCGGATGGCATGGGCGAGTCCGGAACGGCGGACATATTTTTGAGTAATAGGGTGCTTGTAAATATCAATCATCGTCACTCTGCTCATTGGTGCTCCTCCTTTATAGATTATTTTGCAAAAGGGACCCCGGCCGATGAAGGCTGAGGACCCTGTGGAAGTATCGCAAGTTTTAAAGATATTTTTAACATTATAATAACTAAATGCCCAGAATGCAAGAGAAATGAAAGATTAACTAACATTCAATAATTATTTAAATATGAATATTAAGTAACAAAAATTAGCGGAAAATAAAAAAGATGGTTGGTAATATATATATTTAAACGTATAATTAAACTAAGAAAAAAATTCCATTAAATAGTGACTATTGGATTGCTTTTTTTACAAAAAATAATGAAGGCAGGGACAACATGAAAAAAAATTTAGGTATTTGTGCCTTAGCTGCTGCATTAACTGTTACCTCGGGATTGACTGCAGCAGAGGCAAAGGCGGACGAAGGAAACGGGAGCGATCTGGCTTCAATGACAACTGGTGGACATACATTAACACTTGCAGGCAGCATGCCGCGCTTTACATATGATTCGGGACTTAATTTCAGCTATCCGGAAGAAGGGGTCAAAGGAATATATGTTACTGGCCATTCGGCGGGAGGCGATCGGATGGATAAGTTAATTGATCTGGTTGACTCGACAGATTTAAATGCCATGGTAATAGATATTAAAGATGATCACGGAAACTTAACGTTCAGCGTCCCGGAAGGATCAGACCTCCCTGATATAGGAAAAAATATGATCAAAGACCCCGAAGCGCTGATGAAAAAACTGGAAGAGCATGATATATACCCGATCGCAAGAATCACAACTTTTAAGGATAATGTACTTGCCAACAAGCATCCGGAATACTCCTATCAGACAAGCGGGGGGGACACATGGTCGAATGGAAGCGGCCATATGTTTACAAACCCTTTTATGAAAGAAGTCTGGGATTATAATCTTCAGATAGCGGAAGAGGCAGCCAGGCTTGGTTTCCAGGATATTCAGTTTGATTATATACGTTTCCCGGAAGGATTTGAAACAAGGGATGACCAGCTCAAATATTCCACGGGAGATTATGATAGCGGAGACGACAATGTACAGGAACGAGTGGATGCTGTTACGGATTTCGTCGCCTATTCTGAAGAGACGCTTCAGACTAAGTATAATGTAAATGTTTCAGCAGATATCTTCGGCTATTCTGCCACCCAGGAACGGGCGCCGGGCATCGGCCAGGATTTTCGGTTAATCTCTGAGAATGTAGATGTTATCAGCTCCATGATTTACCCAAGCCACTGGGGAAGCGGCTATTTTAATATCGACAAGCCGGATACAAAGCCGTACGAGGTTATCGATGCCTATGCGGAGGCAGAAAACAAGATTTTATCTGGTCTTGATGAGCAGCCGACAACCCGGCCATGGATTCAGGACTTTACTGCAAGCTATTTGGGAAGCGGTAATTATCTGCAGTACGGAAGCGCCGAAGTGGAGGCACAAATCCAGGCGCTGCAGGATAACGGCATTGAAGAGTACCTGCTTTGGGATGCCCAGAACTCTTATTCCAAAGGTACGGATTATACGCCGTAAAAAGCATAATCCAGAGGGGCGGAAGTTAAAGACCGCTCCTTTTTGCTGTGCGCACGAGCGAGAAAGAGCAAATGCAACAACGTCCCACTGTGAGGTTAATATGCCGGGAAAAGCGCTCTCAAGAGTCTTAAATAAGTACTGAAGACACTTACTATATAAAGGTATTCGCGTTATAATAAAGATAACACAAATTTGGGGGTCATTATGTCTAAACTAAACTGGTACGAAAAATTGAACCAATACTTTCCAGTTGAAGAGATGAAATCTAAAAAGCATATGGAAGTTCTGCTGGATGAAAAAGGTGATATTTACCATAAGGATGAAGGGCCTCTTCATGTTATGATGTATGTAGAGACAGAGGAATTTGTTTTTATCGATTATTTGCTGGTATCGAAAGAAGCAAGAGGGGAAGGTCTCGGGCAGAAATTACTTGACAGTCTGAAAAGTAAGAATAAACCGATTATTCTGGAAGTGGAGCCTCTTGATTACGAAGAGAGTGATACGACAAAACGATTCCGTTTTTATGAAAGAGCCGGCTTTCGTCAGGCGAAATCCATTGGCTACAGCAGAATTTCCCTGGCAACCAATGAAGTGAATACGCTCGAAATTTTATACTGGTCGCCGGACGATGCCTCGGAAGAAGTTATTTATGAAAAAATGAAGCATACGTACAAAAACATTCATACGTATAAGGATGAAGAAATCTACGGAAAAGCGTATCAGGACGTGACGGAAGTTCTTACGTATGATGACAAAGACGAATTGAAGAACGCTTAGAAAGGAGGGCGAAGAGGTTATGAAAAATGCGGTTGCAAAAAAACGCAGGAAAATGAAAAGAGAAGTGCTCAGAGATATGCTTAAAAAGAACCTCAAGGGCCTGAATAAAGAAAAATCGCCCGAAAAGGGCGTTCCGACTCCTTCAAGACACACCGCTTAATACAGTGCAGGCGCAGCTCATAGAAGCTGCGCTTTTTTTGACGAAAGGTTTAAGAGTCGGGCTGCGGTGGAAAACCCTAATTTGTAATGAAAATTGGAGGGTTTCTGATGCAGACACATCAACTGTACATTAACGGAGAATACGTAAACGCTTCTAGTGATGAATATATTGAAATTGAAAATCCGGCTACGGAAGAAACGATTTCCCGAACGGTAAAAGCAACAAAAGAGGATGTGGACAAAGCTGTTGCAGCCGCCTCTGCTGCCCAAAAAGGGTGGGAGCTGACACCAAATATCGAACGCGGAAAAATTGTCCGTGCCCTTGGAGATAAAATAGAAGAGAATAAAGACCGGTTTATTGACCTTCTTCAGGAAGAGCAGGGCAAAG
Proteins encoded in this region:
- the trpS gene encoding tryptophan--tRNA ligase; protein product: MKTVFSGVQPSGTPTIGNYLGAIKHFVDLQKGYRSFFCIVNQHAITVPQNKKELQHNTRSLAALYIAAGLDPEKATIFIQSEVPAHAQLGWMLQCIAYIGELERMTQFKDKAEGRSGVPGALLTYPPLMAADILLYGTDIVPVGEDQKQHLELTRTLAERFNQQYNDIFTVPETKIAGSGARIMSLQNPEKKMSKSDSNQKAFISMLDDEKTIMKKMKSAVTDSGREIRYDPENKPGVSNLLTIYAISKNISIEEAVQKLSSESYGSLKEETGAAVADILVPLQKRHADLMNSSELDNILDQGAETARQASSKMLAKAERAMGLERKKR
- a CDS encoding sodium:calcium antiporter; protein product: MVFLFFFVAAVVTVIAATKLSSYSDIISEKSSLGGMMVGTLLLAGATSLPEVTTSLTAVFLDNPDIAVGNVLGSNLFNILIIAAFDIFYRRKQLFNRVSPGHTYTAGLGAVLAFVTGAAFLLQLSWSVFGVGVDALMLLVLYAAGIVWANRQNEGVIPDEEEEDVKKPDISLRQAGTGFIIAALFTLAAGTVLTTTGDRIAVITGLGSSFIGSFLIAASTSLPEAVSVYVAMKLKNYNLALGSILGSNLFNLTLLALSDIFYRGEPIISAASRTNLVTSLGITLLAAIVFYAVLRGSKRKTPAFYLWPSITLVIVYFIASYLTFIGLGSEW
- a CDS encoding YciI family protein, coding for MKIFAVLLTMKDEEKSQKYRPQHLKFLEDEELNGNVLAYGRFVDGAGGLIMYRGEEEEAVREIVEQDPYIQLGARDYHMHEWDMKSHVWTKGE
- a CDS encoding NAD(P)-dependent oxidoreductase, translated to MKKAAFIGLGNMGMPMALNILNKGFDVYGINKGNEKEDRFQEAGGTTGITPAEAAEQMDIVMTCLPKPEHVEEMMLGENGVITHASPGLLVIDFSTVSAELHEKIEAEAAQKNVDYLDAPVSGGTTGAEAGTLAVMVGGSEQAFEKARAIFEAVGKNITYAGSIGKGTKVKLINQYMVGMHTAAVSEGLTMAEKAGVDLEMLHSVITNSMGQSKIYDRHYTEFLHENKEEPGFALELLLKDLGLANEMSDRVGVHPRAGREVLSLFEEAEHEGFGKKDMSSLFNYVKNIEK
- a CDS encoding HD domain-containing protein; translated protein: MSRVTMIDIYKHPITQKYVRRSGLAHAIRVADIALELARERNVDVDLAVKAGFLHDMGHYLFYKNGKWDFEEYRTNDIHAIKGAERAHKLLIRLGEDPSRAKEVSMAVLLHTDSYLPAANIQRTPLQQVVADADELDEEPSGRHHYRTITEEEAFTRLSSLDDRLEQAVAEAMHS
- a CDS encoding putative glycoside hydrolase, with product MKKNLGICALAAALTVTSGLTAAEAKADEGNGSDLASMTTGGHTLTLAGSMPRFTYDSGLNFSYPEEGVKGIYVTGHSAGGDRMDKLIDLVDSTDLNAMVIDIKDDHGNLTFSVPEGSDLPDIGKNMIKDPEALMKKLEEHDIYPIARITTFKDNVLANKHPEYSYQTSGGDTWSNGSGHMFTNPFMKEVWDYNLQIAEEAARLGFQDIQFDYIRFPEGFETRDDQLKYSTGDYDSGDDNVQERVDAVTDFVAYSEETLQTKYNVNVSADIFGYSATQERAPGIGQDFRLISENVDVISSMIYPSHWGSGYFNIDKPDTKPYEVIDAYAEAENKILSGLDEQPTTRPWIQDFTASYLGSGNYLQYGSAEVEAQIQALQDNGIEEYLLWDAQNSYSKGTDYTP
- a CDS encoding GNAT family N-acetyltransferase encodes the protein MSKLNWYEKLNQYFPVEEMKSKKHMEVLLDEKGDIYHKDEGPLHVMMYVETEEFVFIDYLLVSKEARGEGLGQKLLDSLKSKNKPIILEVEPLDYEESDTTKRFRFYERAGFRQAKSIGYSRISLATNEVNTLEILYWSPDDASEEVIYEKMKHTYKNIHTYKDEEIYGKAYQDVTEVLTYDDKDELKNA